Proteins found in one Amphiprion ocellaris isolate individual 3 ecotype Okinawa chromosome 22, ASM2253959v1, whole genome shotgun sequence genomic segment:
- the myca gene encoding transcriptional regulator Myc-A isoform X2: MPLNSSLPSKNYDYEYDSLQPYFYYDNEEEDFYPQQLQPPAPSEDIWKKFELLPTPPLSPSRRPSLSSLFPSTADQLEMVTEFLGDDVVNQSIICDADYSQTFLKSIIIQDCMWSSFSAAAKLEKVVSERLASLNAARKEPAAGDGSDPAGAAAAAAPWRLNSSYLQDLNTSASECIDPSVVFPYPIAETPKQSSGSPPSKDLRLDTPPNSGSSSSSCSDSEDEDGDDDEEDQEEEDEEEIDVVTVEKRQAVKRCDPSPPENRHPSPLVLKRCHVSTHQHNYAAHPSMRHEQPAVKRLKLESSGGAATAGGGSGGHSRVLKQISSNRKCSSPRTSDTEDYDKRRTHNVLERQRRNELKLSFFALRDEIPEVANNEKAAKVVILKKATECIYSMQTDEQRLLSLKEQLRRKSELLKQRLAQLQSSRA, from the exons ATGCCGCTGAATTCAAGTTTGCCGAGTAAAAACTACGACTACGAGTACGACTCTCTGCAGCCGTATTTCTACTACGATAATGAGGAGGAGGATTTCTACCCGCAGCAGCTTCAGCCTCCGGCACCGAGCGAAGACATCTGGAAGAAATTTGAACTGCTGCCGACCCCTCCCCTCTCCCCGAGCCGCCGGCCGTCCCTGTCCAGCCTCTTCCCCTCCACCGCCGATCAGCTGGAGATGGTGACCGAGTTCCTGGGCGACGACGTGGTCAACCAGAGCATCATCTGCGACGCCGACTACTCGCAGACCTTCCTCAAGTCCATCATCATCCAGGACTGCATGTGGAGCAGCTTCTCCGCCGCCGCCAAGCTGGAGAAGGTGGTGTCCGAGCGGCTCGCCTCCCTCAACGCGGCGAGGAAGGAGCCGGCGGCCGGTGACGGCTCGGACCCCGCCGGTGCCGCCGCCGCCGCAGCTCCGTGGAGACTGAACAGCAGCTACCTGCAAGACCTCAACACGTCCGCGTCGGAGTGCATCGATCCGTCTGTGGTTTTCCCTTACCCCATCGCCGAGACGCCCAAGCAGAGCTCAGGGTCGCCGCCTAGTAAGGATCTGAGGCTGGACACGCCGCCCaacagcggcagcagcagcagcagttgtaGTGACTCAG AAGACGAGGATGGAGACGATGACGaggaggaccaggaggaggaggacgaggaggagatcGACGTGGTGACGGTGGAGAAGAGGCAGGCGGTGAAGCGGTGCGACCCCAGCCCGCCGGAGAACAGGCATCCCAGCCCGCTGGTGCTGAAAAGGTGCCACGTCTCCACCCACCAGCACAACTACGCCGCCCATCCATCCATGAGGCACGAGCAGCCGGCTGTCAAGAGGCTGAAGCTGGAGAGCAGCGGTGGAGCGGCGACGGCAGGAGGAGGCAGCGGCGGCCACAGCAGGGTCCTCAAGCAGATCAGCAGCAACCGCAAGTGTTCGAGCCCCCGGACGTCGGACACGGAGGACTATGACAAGAGAAGGACTCATAATGTTCTGGAGCGCCAGAGGAGGAACGAGCTCAAGCTGAGCTTCTTCGCCCTGAGGGACGAGATCCCAGAGGTGGCCAACAACGAGAAGGCGGCCAAAGTGGTGATCCTGAAGAAGGCCACGGAGTGCATTTACAGCATGCAGACGGACGAACAGAGACTCCTCTCACTCAAAGAGCAGCTGAGGAGGAAAAGTGAACTTTTAAAGCAGAGACTCGCACAGCTGCAGAGCTCTCGCGCTTAA
- the myca gene encoding transcriptional regulator Myc-A isoform X1: MQPSQLHHKERTSADVMPLNSSLPSKNYDYEYDSLQPYFYYDNEEEDFYPQQLQPPAPSEDIWKKFELLPTPPLSPSRRPSLSSLFPSTADQLEMVTEFLGDDVVNQSIICDADYSQTFLKSIIIQDCMWSSFSAAAKLEKVVSERLASLNAARKEPAAGDGSDPAGAAAAAAPWRLNSSYLQDLNTSASECIDPSVVFPYPIAETPKQSSGSPPSKDLRLDTPPNSGSSSSSCSDSEDEDGDDDEEDQEEEDEEEIDVVTVEKRQAVKRCDPSPPENRHPSPLVLKRCHVSTHQHNYAAHPSMRHEQPAVKRLKLESSGGAATAGGGSGGHSRVLKQISSNRKCSSPRTSDTEDYDKRRTHNVLERQRRNELKLSFFALRDEIPEVANNEKAAKVVILKKATECIYSMQTDEQRLLSLKEQLRRKSELLKQRLAQLQSSRA; the protein is encoded by the exons CTTCACCATAAGGAGAGAACCAGCGCAGACGTCATGCCGCTGAATTCAAGTTTGCCGAGTAAAAACTACGACTACGAGTACGACTCTCTGCAGCCGTATTTCTACTACGATAATGAGGAGGAGGATTTCTACCCGCAGCAGCTTCAGCCTCCGGCACCGAGCGAAGACATCTGGAAGAAATTTGAACTGCTGCCGACCCCTCCCCTCTCCCCGAGCCGCCGGCCGTCCCTGTCCAGCCTCTTCCCCTCCACCGCCGATCAGCTGGAGATGGTGACCGAGTTCCTGGGCGACGACGTGGTCAACCAGAGCATCATCTGCGACGCCGACTACTCGCAGACCTTCCTCAAGTCCATCATCATCCAGGACTGCATGTGGAGCAGCTTCTCCGCCGCCGCCAAGCTGGAGAAGGTGGTGTCCGAGCGGCTCGCCTCCCTCAACGCGGCGAGGAAGGAGCCGGCGGCCGGTGACGGCTCGGACCCCGCCGGTGCCGCCGCCGCCGCAGCTCCGTGGAGACTGAACAGCAGCTACCTGCAAGACCTCAACACGTCCGCGTCGGAGTGCATCGATCCGTCTGTGGTTTTCCCTTACCCCATCGCCGAGACGCCCAAGCAGAGCTCAGGGTCGCCGCCTAGTAAGGATCTGAGGCTGGACACGCCGCCCaacagcggcagcagcagcagcagttgtaGTGACTCAG AAGACGAGGATGGAGACGATGACGaggaggaccaggaggaggaggacgaggaggagatcGACGTGGTGACGGTGGAGAAGAGGCAGGCGGTGAAGCGGTGCGACCCCAGCCCGCCGGAGAACAGGCATCCCAGCCCGCTGGTGCTGAAAAGGTGCCACGTCTCCACCCACCAGCACAACTACGCCGCCCATCCATCCATGAGGCACGAGCAGCCGGCTGTCAAGAGGCTGAAGCTGGAGAGCAGCGGTGGAGCGGCGACGGCAGGAGGAGGCAGCGGCGGCCACAGCAGGGTCCTCAAGCAGATCAGCAGCAACCGCAAGTGTTCGAGCCCCCGGACGTCGGACACGGAGGACTATGACAAGAGAAGGACTCATAATGTTCTGGAGCGCCAGAGGAGGAACGAGCTCAAGCTGAGCTTCTTCGCCCTGAGGGACGAGATCCCAGAGGTGGCCAACAACGAGAAGGCGGCCAAAGTGGTGATCCTGAAGAAGGCCACGGAGTGCATTTACAGCATGCAGACGGACGAACAGAGACTCCTCTCACTCAAAGAGCAGCTGAGGAGGAAAAGTGAACTTTTAAAGCAGAGACTCGCACAGCTGCAGAGCTCTCGCGCTTAA